The following is a genomic window from Carassius carassius chromosome 24, fCarCar2.1, whole genome shotgun sequence.
GAGACTCTTGGCCTGTTTGGCGATTTCCTCACATTCAAACTGCACGATGGCTTCCCCGACACCATTGCCCTGGCTGTCCACAAGCAATATGATTTCATCTTCACAGATGTTAAAGTGCATGAAAAAGTCTCTCACCTCTTCTTTCCTGACATGTACAGGAAAGTTGCGTGCATATACACATGACATGGTTAAATGTGCGTTTCCATAATGTGGTGGCCTCCAAACTTTAGCACATCTGTTTTTGCGGATTATAGCAAATATTTCTTCTTTAGTTATGGGTGACACTTCAATGTTTGTTAAGCCAACAGTTGTACCATTCATGTTCAGAGCTGAGGCATAGTCTTCTGCGTGCTCAAAGGTAATGAATGCTGTGCTTGTCCTCTCTCCCCACTTGTTTAATAAATGTCTAATTCTATAGTTTGGGATTGCATAACATCCAAAAATCTTCTTGATCTCCGTCTTAGTTATATTCTTTGAAAGATTATTGACAATAACACAAAGTTCCGTCTGAGGGGACAGAAAGTTTCGGCAGTATTTTTTGGGAGATCCAGGTGAGGGCTGTTCCTCTGCACTTCTTTTGGTTGAGAAACCTCTCATTGCATTCCTTTCCGTTTTAACTTCCCTTTGCTCTGAGAAAGTGTGAGGTTTGATGTTTTGCATGCAATTTTTGGACTGCTCCACAGCATCTGTCCACATCTTCTCATGAGCAAGTCTGACCTCAACATTGTATTCTTTGAATTTCCTGTGGCTGTATTTCAGTCCCTCCTCAGCATCTGCAAAACTGGCCAACTTCACCAGACAGCACCACCCCAGTTGCAATCGAACTTTCGTGATGACATCCAACACTGAGAGTCCCAGTAGGAACTGGTAGATCTCTTGCTTGGCAACAGAGTCAGGAAATCCATAAAGCAGAAGGTAGCCTGGCTTACAGGAATTGAGGTTTTCTCCTTTGCTTTTCTCCTCCTTGGATGCCATGTCATGAGTTTGATTATGCTGAGCATCTGTATTTgtttggttgtcagttgaggacCATTTATGTGTTTCTGGAACATTTTGGTCAATTTTCTCAGGCGTTTGGCATTGATCCACTTTTTCATTTGAATGCAATCCTTGAATGGCAGTCATTAGACTTTGCAAAAGAGCTCTGTTTGTGTCAAGTGGCGAAGATGGCACTATTTTAGTCTCCACTGCAGTGGACTTTGGTTTCTTTAATCTCGACTCCATTTTTCTCTTGAGCTCAGCCAGACTGCTAATATGTAATGAAACAGAAGAGCCTCTGAGGAGTTTTCCAGATGAGCGCATGGCTAGTTGGCCTTCTCTCtctgaattaaaaataatgaaagctTCTCCCATCTCACCACCGGTGATATGAACACCACCCTCACGTATGTGCAAGCCATGGAAAAATCTTCGGATGTCTTCAGATCCTGCCTCTGTGTTTAAACCTTGCAAACGCAGAACCACTATTGTCATGGTCAAACTCTTCTTAGAAACCAATACGATCTGTTAAAAAGGCAAAAAGCACATTTTTCAAGTCAGTCTCTGAAATTTAAGtggcacaatgaaaaaaaaaatcactgtacaAACTGCTGTTTTCTCCTCTTTGTTCAAAACCAGAGGGCAAAAATTCACCTCAGAAAATTCCCTTCTAGCTAATCAATCAATATGAATGTGTCCTCGGAGCCTTACTTACCGTTTGTTTTTCTCTGAAACTTATACCTCAATATAAATGCTTCTTTGCACAATACTTTTTTTGTCAGAGAAACCACTCGGTAACCTGCAACCAGCACTGCTCAGGCGTCAGGCAGGAAACACTGAACTTCCTCTCGCAGAGagttttaaagggtcatgaaaccccccatttcagcacaggttagttctcaccacggttttaaaaaatgctaaaaaagtgggcgtggtgtgcagcggaccgggggagggggaagaaagaggggagacagacagcacacacagctttgcgttcagaaagtttcatttcgctcccatcgagctaaaagcacaaataaatgcacagccatttgcactctgcatcgaaaacatattacacattcagtcatttagcagacgcttttattcaaagcgactcacaaatgagacatatatattattctgtggcgtttatataagccttctgACAGGTTGTGTAACAGAGCttataaaaacggttacactcaccaagtgaatgaatcgcgtttgtgccgaactcttattacaaagaaaaaacaaacactcttctgcgatccatgaatgtttctctgttaatgtgtgcgatgtcatttcacagtctgatgagtctttcatagcaaatcaacacatgttgttgtgaataattaagcaaGCATCTTCTCATAGGAAAAAcacgcaatctcatgaataattgaatagacaccgatgcgtcatcaatgtactatagtccattgccacgtcaaaaatcgtgacgtcaacacaatgtagattctaaatccggaa
Proteins encoded in this region:
- the LOC132103095 gene encoding RNA-binding protein 12B-like; amino-acid sequence: MTIVVLRLQGLNTEAGSEDIRRFFHGLHIREGGVHITGGEMGEAFIIFNSEREGQLAMRSSGKLLRGSSVSLHISSLAELKRKMESRLKKPKSTAVETKIVPSSPLDTNRALLQSLMTAIQGLHSNEKVDQCQTPEKIDQNVPETHKWSSTDNQTNTDAQHNQTHDMASKEEKSKGENLNSCKPGYLLLYGFPDSVAKQEIYQFLLGLSVLDVITKVRLQLGWCCLVKLASFADAEEGLKYSHRKFKEYNVEVRLAHEKMWTDAVEQSKNCMQNIKPHTFSEQREVKTERNAMRGFSTKRSAEEQPSPGSPKKYCRNFLSPQTELCVIVNNLSKNITKTEIKKIFGCYAIPNYRIRHLLNKWGERTSTAFITFEHAEDYASALNMNGTTVGLTNIEVSPITKEEIFAIIRKNRCAKVWRPPHYGNAHLTMSCVYARNFPVHVRKEEVRDFFMHFNICEDEIILLVDSQGNGVGEAIVQFECEEIAKQAKSLHGKYFMGAKILLTCITRQQREKILGKW